One Synechococcus sp. PROS-9-1 DNA window includes the following coding sequences:
- the smc gene encoding chromosome segregation protein SMC, with product MTIPLETGFTVVTGPNGSGKSNILDGVLFCLGLANSRGMRADRLPDLVNSGMLKAGKSAETTVSVRFDLSDWQPDAAEEGIEPPEDGPWIQADANEWTVTRKLRVMPGGSYSSTYSSDGEPCNLQQLQTQLRRLRIDPEGSNVVMQGDVTRIVSMSNRDRRGLIDELAGVALFDTRIEQSRRKLDDVQERQDRCRIVEQELLTARQRLEKDCAKARAYQELRDQVQSGRQQELVLAFEAAEAELKQLKARQQQLSEQEIRDSAAITEKEATLSAEATRLQTLQESVKALGEDQLLSVQAELAGLDPQNRALERQATQHQQEGERLQGLRQSLSSRRHQLQADGEGLKQANNPEVLQAAEQACRDAEAAVEISRRRLGDVAGRSGAWLDEQRQRAARRSDLQTTLTPLQEEQQQLQERLRQDEARQAEIQLERDEAGAEDREVQDQLEQLEQEWQSLLESLRSGKEQLQERAEAVAVQQRTRTRLEQEQTRLEREIARLESRREALQETRGTGALRLLLEAGLDGIHGAVAQLGEVEDRHRLALEVAAGARMAQVVVDDDRIAARAIDLLKSRRAGRLTFLPLNKIRSQAAGGGAAMARGRRPEGGNDAGLIGRAVELIRYEPIYADVFGYVFGDTQVFSDLGSARQQLGRFRAVTIEGELLEKSGAMTGGSFSQRSGGLSFGVSSDSDEAEPLRQRLLELGETLAACRREESRLLQALEQERPLLRQLEQRQAALDAERTAAKRAHGPLLERCRQRSERLQSLQSNRTEQEQRLQVLKTTITPLLDELQRISTEERKVQAEADAGNWQQLQAELEQSDNALEQARRHRDDRLQHQRERELAQTRIGDQQQAIEEEENSLQLAVTALAEAHQRWRDEQKELQERRQTLESQQQILQTKFGEERRARDAAEASVADLRQNLQQARWELERLQEERQAIQEQLRSGGIRLEELKPTLPNPLPEIPEEIRNAGLEALQDQLQQLLKRMEALEPVNMLALEELTALEERLGDLGERLDVLSQEREELLLRIETVATLRQEAFMEAFQAVDGHFSEIFASLSEGDGKLQLDNPDDPLEGGLTLVAHPKGKAVRRLAAMSGGEKSLTALSFLFALQRFRPSPFYALDEVDSFLDGVNVERLAALIARQAEQAQFLVVSHRRPMIGASKRTIGVTQARGAHTQVVGLPDAA from the coding sequence ATGACCATCCCCCTCGAGACCGGTTTCACTGTGGTGACCGGTCCGAATGGTTCTGGGAAGAGCAATATTCTCGATGGCGTCCTGTTTTGCCTCGGTCTAGCCAATAGCCGCGGCATGCGTGCCGATCGTTTACCCGATCTGGTCAACAGCGGCATGCTCAAGGCTGGAAAGTCAGCAGAGACCACCGTCAGCGTGCGTTTTGATCTGAGCGACTGGCAGCCAGATGCAGCAGAGGAGGGTATCGAACCTCCTGAAGATGGTCCCTGGATCCAGGCTGATGCCAATGAATGGACCGTGACCCGCAAGCTGCGTGTGATGCCTGGAGGCTCGTACAGCAGCACGTACAGCTCAGACGGAGAGCCTTGCAACCTGCAGCAGCTGCAAACCCAGCTGCGCCGATTACGCATCGATCCGGAAGGCAGCAACGTTGTGATGCAAGGCGACGTGACTCGGATTGTCTCGATGAGCAATCGGGACCGCCGCGGCCTGATTGACGAGCTGGCGGGGGTCGCACTCTTCGACACCCGAATCGAACAAAGCCGCCGCAAGCTCGACGATGTGCAAGAGCGGCAAGATCGCTGCCGCATCGTTGAGCAAGAACTGCTCACCGCGCGCCAACGACTTGAAAAGGACTGCGCGAAAGCAAGGGCCTATCAAGAGTTACGCGATCAAGTGCAGAGTGGCCGCCAGCAAGAGCTGGTGTTGGCCTTCGAAGCGGCTGAAGCAGAGCTGAAACAGCTCAAAGCCCGCCAACAACAGCTCAGCGAACAGGAGATCCGCGACAGCGCGGCGATCACCGAGAAGGAAGCAACCCTGTCTGCAGAGGCCACACGCCTCCAAACCCTTCAGGAGAGCGTTAAGGCTCTAGGCGAAGACCAACTGCTCAGCGTGCAGGCTGAATTAGCCGGTCTCGATCCCCAGAACCGCGCACTCGAACGGCAAGCCACGCAACATCAGCAAGAAGGCGAACGCTTACAAGGGCTGCGACAGAGCCTCAGCTCTCGCCGGCACCAACTTCAAGCAGACGGGGAAGGCCTCAAACAAGCCAACAACCCAGAGGTGCTTCAGGCAGCAGAGCAAGCCTGCCGCGATGCCGAAGCTGCCGTTGAAATCTCGCGTCGACGCCTCGGCGATGTCGCCGGGCGATCTGGAGCATGGCTCGATGAGCAACGCCAACGGGCAGCCCGCCGCTCAGACCTACAGACCACGCTCACGCCTCTTCAGGAGGAGCAACAGCAACTGCAAGAGCGGTTGCGTCAGGACGAAGCCCGTCAAGCCGAGATACAGCTGGAACGTGACGAAGCCGGTGCCGAAGACCGTGAGGTCCAAGACCAGCTTGAGCAACTGGAACAGGAGTGGCAATCGCTGCTGGAAAGCCTGCGAAGCGGCAAAGAGCAGCTTCAAGAACGTGCTGAAGCTGTAGCGGTTCAACAACGCACCCGCACCAGGCTTGAACAGGAACAGACCCGCCTGGAGCGGGAAATCGCCCGCTTAGAGAGTCGACGGGAAGCCCTACAGGAAACACGAGGGACGGGAGCCTTACGCCTCTTGCTGGAGGCGGGACTCGATGGAATCCATGGAGCGGTTGCCCAACTTGGCGAAGTTGAAGATCGTCATCGCCTGGCCCTAGAGGTCGCGGCCGGAGCACGCATGGCCCAGGTGGTCGTCGATGACGACAGGATTGCAGCGCGTGCCATCGACTTGCTGAAGAGCCGGCGTGCGGGCCGTTTAACGTTTTTGCCCCTCAACAAAATTCGCTCCCAGGCCGCAGGTGGTGGCGCGGCGATGGCCCGTGGCCGCCGACCGGAGGGAGGCAATGACGCCGGCCTCATCGGTCGAGCGGTGGAGTTGATTCGCTACGAGCCGATCTATGCCGACGTCTTCGGGTATGTGTTTGGCGACACTCAGGTGTTCAGCGATTTAGGCAGTGCTCGGCAACAACTCGGGCGTTTCCGAGCCGTCACCATCGAAGGCGAACTGCTTGAAAAAAGTGGCGCGATGACGGGAGGAAGCTTCAGCCAACGCAGCGGTGGGCTGAGTTTCGGGGTGAGCAGTGATAGCGATGAGGCCGAGCCCCTCCGGCAGCGGCTGCTCGAGCTCGGCGAGACCCTGGCGGCTTGCAGACGCGAAGAAAGCCGTCTGCTTCAAGCTCTCGAGCAAGAGCGTCCTCTCCTGAGACAACTGGAACAGAGGCAAGCGGCTCTGGATGCGGAGAGAACTGCGGCCAAGCGAGCCCATGGACCACTGCTGGAGCGCTGCCGCCAACGCAGTGAACGCCTCCAGAGCCTTCAATCCAACCGCACGGAACAGGAGCAGAGGCTTCAAGTTCTTAAAACCACCATCACCCCTCTGCTGGACGAACTCCAGAGAATCTCTACGGAGGAAAGAAAGGTTCAAGCCGAGGCCGATGCCGGGAACTGGCAACAACTCCAGGCCGAACTCGAACAGTCGGACAACGCCTTGGAGCAGGCCCGCCGCCATCGCGATGATCGCCTTCAGCATCAGCGTGAACGCGAACTGGCACAGACCCGAATCGGTGACCAACAACAAGCCATCGAAGAAGAAGAAAACAGTCTCCAACTAGCCGTCACAGCACTCGCTGAAGCGCATCAACGCTGGCGTGATGAACAAAAGGAGTTGCAAGAACGTCGCCAGACGTTGGAAAGCCAGCAACAAATCCTCCAAACCAAATTTGGGGAAGAGCGTCGCGCTCGCGATGCAGCAGAGGCTTCCGTGGCCGATCTGCGTCAGAACCTCCAGCAAGCCCGCTGGGAACTTGAACGCTTGCAAGAGGAGCGTCAAGCAATCCAAGAGCAACTGCGCAGCGGTGGAATCCGCTTAGAGGAGCTCAAGCCAACACTGCCTAATCCCCTTCCAGAGATCCCAGAAGAGATCCGCAATGCCGGCCTCGAGGCGCTGCAGGACCAGCTGCAGCAGCTTCTGAAACGGATGGAAGCTCTTGAACCGGTCAACATGCTGGCCCTCGAAGAATTAACGGCGCTGGAAGAAAGGCTTGGAGACCTAGGCGAACGCCTCGATGTGCTCAGCCAGGAGCGCGAGGAACTGCTGCTGAGGATTGAAACGGTGGCCACACTCCGGCAAGAGGCGTTCATGGAAGCCTTTCAAGCCGTCGATGGGCATTTTTCAGAGATCTTTGCGAGCCTGTCCGAGGGCGACGGCAAGCTGCAGCTGGACAATCCGGATGATCCCCTCGAGGGAGGGCTCACCCTGGTCGCTCACCCAAAAGGCAAAGCCGTGCGCCGTCTGGCAGCCATGTCTGGTGGGGAAAAGTCA
- a CDS encoding class I SAM-dependent RNA methyltransferase has protein sequence MANRKQAKSERIKGVSVLPQGLEEAGVAELLALGAKAVKPLRRAAAFEADMACLYRLHLQCRLPFRLLREVARFPCDGRESLYSGIQEGLDWERWLHPSMSFRVDVTGTAPGLNHSHYSALQVKNAIVDLQRNIWGQRSSIDLEDPDVCLHVHLDREGGVLSLDGSGGSLHRRGYRAEMGDAPLKENLAAGLIRLSGWTGTTPLVDPLCGSGTLLIEAASLAAGHAPGLNRSFALEGWADFDDDLWKEEKERAFNRQEQGQFQPVIIGCEQDPSIAKQARNNAEAAGLSHLISIQTGDFRDLQLPEGPGTIVCNPPYGLRIGADQDLEALYGDLGAMVKTQASGWDFWLLSGNAGVTGALRMRASRRIPINNGGLDCRWLHYQVR, from the coding sequence GTGGCGAACAGAAAGCAAGCAAAATCTGAGCGCATTAAAGGCGTCTCCGTACTTCCTCAAGGCTTAGAGGAAGCAGGAGTGGCTGAGCTTCTGGCCTTAGGGGCTAAAGCGGTAAAACCGCTACGTAGAGCGGCCGCATTTGAGGCCGACATGGCTTGCTTGTATCGGCTTCATTTGCAATGCCGTCTTCCGTTTCGGTTGCTGCGGGAAGTAGCCCGATTCCCATGCGATGGACGCGAGTCGCTGTACTCAGGGATTCAGGAAGGACTGGACTGGGAACGCTGGCTGCATCCCTCGATGAGTTTCCGAGTTGATGTCACCGGCACTGCTCCGGGCCTCAATCACAGCCACTACTCCGCACTTCAGGTCAAAAACGCGATCGTTGATCTACAACGCAACATCTGGGGACAACGCTCCTCGATCGATCTCGAAGACCCCGATGTTTGCCTGCATGTGCATCTCGATCGAGAGGGTGGGGTGCTGAGTCTCGATGGATCGGGCGGCAGTCTCCACCGCCGCGGTTATCGCGCAGAAATGGGGGATGCTCCACTAAAAGAGAATCTCGCTGCTGGTTTGATCCGCCTAAGCGGATGGACAGGAACCACTCCGCTCGTGGATCCGCTCTGTGGTTCAGGGACCCTGCTGATCGAGGCAGCCTCTCTAGCTGCAGGACATGCCCCAGGGCTGAACCGCAGCTTTGCCCTTGAAGGCTGGGCTGATTTTGATGACGACCTCTGGAAAGAGGAGAAAGAGCGAGCGTTCAATCGCCAAGAGCAGGGGCAATTCCAGCCGGTGATCATTGGCTGCGAGCAGGATCCATCGATTGCGAAACAGGCTCGCAACAACGCAGAGGCCGCTGGTCTTTCCCACTTGATCTCCATTCAAACGGGAGATTTCAGAGATCTCCAGCTTCCAGAAGGACCAGGAACGATCGTTTGCAATCCTCCTTACGGATTACGAATCGGAGCCGATCAGGATCTTGAGGCGCTTTACGGCGATCTCGGTGCAATGGTGAAAACCCAGGCCTCTGGATGGGATTTCTGGTTGCTCAGCGGCAATGCTGGCGTCACGGGAGCCCTCCGGATGAGAGCGTCCCGCCGCATCCCGATCAACAACGGCGGACTCGATTGCCGTTGGCTCCATTACCAAGTGCGTTAA
- a CDS encoding tyrosine-type recombinase/integrase, giving the protein MTEWGWKPPSNRSVGSNLGITPQAPESHPDNGSRQIPAVFAGLDKAEALAYVSRLFDAAEAGAVLWGDKLLLKRFLGQCSRTGSQETKDGYRRELRHFTGWRDKHHPHLHLRELDPALVQDWVSQLRELVEGGELMPRSFNRRISAVSALYRWAAEPTRSAVSGVPRNPIPQRTGMSAPKLAKPLSESDLTSVLGVISAKKLKGSAIAARDYVMVRGSYLLGCRVSELCRLCWQDIERLEEGGNIRLLGKGNKPRTIRVSSATLDLFESLGRGEPEGWLFPSDRRDGPLTRQAVAARMAMWGREANVRLHPHRCRHTHATHAIRRGVDVFTLQATLGHSSSGTTGHYVAAEPGDSSSLRLG; this is encoded by the coding sequence GTGACTGAATGGGGGTGGAAGCCCCCCTCAAACCGTTCCGTCGGAAGCAATCTCGGAATTACGCCACAGGCGCCCGAGAGCCATCCAGACAACGGATCCAGACAAATCCCGGCGGTGTTCGCTGGGCTGGATAAGGCTGAGGCATTGGCCTACGTCAGCCGTCTTTTTGATGCCGCAGAAGCAGGTGCTGTCCTCTGGGGGGACAAGCTCCTCCTAAAACGATTCCTTGGTCAGTGCAGTCGCACTGGTTCTCAGGAAACCAAGGATGGTTACCGGCGAGAGCTGAGGCATTTCACAGGCTGGAGGGATAAGCACCATCCCCACCTGCACCTGAGGGAGTTAGACCCTGCGCTTGTTCAGGACTGGGTGTCCCAACTGCGGGAACTAGTTGAGGGTGGCGAGCTGATGCCGCGTTCTTTTAATCGACGGATCAGTGCCGTCAGCGCGCTCTATCGCTGGGCTGCGGAACCTACGAGATCAGCTGTGTCAGGAGTGCCGCGGAACCCAATCCCCCAAAGAACAGGAATGTCGGCACCAAAGCTGGCCAAGCCGCTATCTGAGTCTGATCTGACATCAGTTCTTGGTGTAATTAGTGCCAAGAAGTTAAAGGGTTCAGCTATCGCGGCGCGTGACTACGTGATGGTGCGTGGGTCTTATTTGTTGGGGTGTCGCGTCTCTGAATTGTGCCGTCTCTGTTGGCAGGACATTGAGCGTTTGGAGGAGGGCGGGAACATTCGGCTCTTGGGCAAGGGCAACAAACCCCGCACCATTCGCGTCAGCTCAGCAACGCTGGATCTATTCGAGTCGTTGGGCCGCGGCGAGCCTGAGGGCTGGCTGTTCCCCTCCGATAGGAGAGATGGCCCATTGACCCGTCAGGCAGTTGCTGCTCGCATGGCGATGTGGGGACGGGAAGCAAACGTCCGGCTCCACCCGCACCGTTGCCGCCACACCCATGCGACTCATGCAATCAGGAGAGGTGTCGATGTCTTCACGCTTCAAGCAACCCTCGGACACAGTTCATCTGGGACGACAGGTCATTACGTTGCTGCTGAGCCTGGCGATAGTTCTTCTTTGCGGTTGGGTTAA
- a CDS encoding phage holin family protein, which yields MSDSNRSQESRPRGLGAAARVTALASSVMDLHVRIALQEVDREKRRLISGGVFLAMGGTLMLLALVAVETAFVVWSLTAFKWTLLQSLLALAVFNVVIAGASLRIGGQLAKGPYLPQTLEGLSKTTRAVMGR from the coding sequence ATGAGTGACTCAAACCGATCTCAAGAGAGCCGCCCACGAGGCCTTGGAGCTGCGGCTCGAGTGACAGCGTTGGCCAGTTCGGTGATGGACCTTCACGTCCGCATTGCTCTGCAGGAAGTCGATCGAGAAAAGCGTCGCCTCATTAGTGGAGGTGTCTTTCTGGCCATGGGCGGAACCTTGATGCTCTTGGCTCTTGTGGCTGTTGAAACGGCTTTTGTTGTTTGGTCGTTGACCGCGTTCAAGTGGACGTTGCTGCAGTCGTTGCTCGCCCTTGCTGTTTTTAATGTGGTGATTGCTGGTGCGAGCTTGCGGATTGGAGGACAGCTGGCGAAGGGCCCTTACTTGCCCCAGACCCTTGAAGGCTTGTCCAAAACCACTCGCGCTGTGATGGGGCGTTGA